From Hemibagrus wyckioides isolate EC202008001 linkage group LG11, SWU_Hwy_1.0, whole genome shotgun sequence:
ttcttCTAGCGCTGAGTTTGAACGTATGAACATCTGCCTGAGATCTTAAAGATCGGTCCAAGAGTGCCCTGGTGTGTGTCTGACCTGAGCAGATGACGCTGAGTGTTCCTTGGTTACAGTCATATGAAACTAGGGGACACTCTGCAATCTTCTTCTCGTTTCCTGTGCAGTTGGGTGTTCCTATCGTGTCTGGAGATTTAGTGCTAAGCATCTTGTGGTCCAGCACAGATCCACAGCCTAGCTCTCTGCAGATGACCTTCGCCACTTCTGCAGTGTTTTGGAGTGTGGAACTAAAACACAAGGGTCTCCAGTCATCTCTCACTCTGAGGAAGGCATATCCGTAACAGCTCCCCGAATCTGAATTTTGGGGAATCAGACGAACTGGGAGCTCCTCTGGAGTAACAGAGCACTTGTGTTAGAGAGACAGTAGTGATTAGTCTGACTTCAGTGTGTGATTTGGAGCTTAACTGGTACCTGGCATGGCTGTAAGGATTTTGGATCTGGATCGCAAGGCTCTCCCGTTGACGAACACTTCCATTTCACAGATAAACTCGTATGTTTCTCCGGCATTTGTTCGATAGACTGAGGCTCCCCAGTCTCCAGGAAGGAGAACTCGTAATCCGATGTACTCGAAGGCCTCCTTGCCGGGGCGGATGGGAAGGAGACGGTCGTACAACTTCAGTGTGGTGTTTTCGTATCCTTTCGTTGGCGTCTCACACTGCGCGATGTACTTCACCCCCACAGGAAATGCAGGAGGAATAAGAAACATTAAAGGGTCGGACAGACCCGCTAGAAGACAGAGGAGCAGAAAGTGAGATGTTTTTAAGCAGCTTGTAAGATGTTGTGAGATGTTCTAACCACCCTAACCTAACCCTGATCCTAAACCTACCCTAACCCTATGTAGATTTGTATAAAAACAAGTATCCAAATAAAACCCACAAGCTTATACATATAGATATGTTTATATTTGGTTCCACAAACCAAATATAACAAGCCTCTTCATTTTTAAATCTGAACTTAGTCTGAATGTAGTCTGTCCATTTGACTGCTACATAAATAATCAACAGACGTAGTGGCAGTGGTTCATTCAATTCTTTTAGGTTCTTGGTCCTGAGGGTTGTTTTTAGAGCCTCTGGAGGCCACTTCAATGACAGAAAAGGCTGTTTCTTCATTTCCTGCTTTGCCCTTATCTGAGGCCTTGAGGAAGTTTTGTTGAAGCTGATAAATGCTGAAGAATCAGTTGGCTTTTTATCTGCCTCAGAATAAAGGCTGCTGAAGACCTGATCCTGGAATCTCTGCTATGACATCGACCTGACGAACCCATTGCCTTCTGATAGATAATGATTTCTTGACTAACTTCTATTCAGACCTCGCCTGAGTCTCATTTCCCAGATAATGCTCCTTACTCACCGATGATGACATTGAGGCTCGCGCTGAAATTAGACCACCCTTCGGACCGGATGTGTCTGTACCAGCAGATGAAAGCCGTCTCATTGTCAGGCTTCATCTGGAACTCGAAATCCACCACACGGAGGCTCCAAGTGGTCCTGGACTGGATGGAAGATGAATAGTTTGCGTTCTCAGCGTGAGTGAGGTGAATCTCTACAGGCATCCTCACATTGTTTGGAATTGTGCATTGAAGACTGATGTCAGAGTACAACAGGATGGCGCTCTGGTTCACACGGGGATTAAAAGAAAGAGTCGGAGCTGGAAGAAGCTctgggaga
This genomic window contains:
- the si:dkey-195m11.11 gene encoding uncharacterized protein si:dkey-195m11.11, which codes for MKLHTLAVLWSVCWCMFAVQRVESKELLPAPTLSFNPRVNQSAILLYSDISLQCTIPNNVRMPVEIHLTHAENANYSSSIQSRTTWSLRVVDFEFQMKPDNETAFICWYRHIRSEGWSNFSASLNVIIAGLSDPLMFLIPPAFPVGVKYIAQCETPTKGYENTTLKLYDRLLPIRPGKEAFEYIGLRVLLPGDWGASVYRTNAGETYEFICEMEVFVNGRALRSRSKILTAMPEELPVRLIPQNSDSGSCYGYAFLRVRDDWRPLCFSSTLQNTAEVAKVICRELGCGSVLDHKMLSTKSPDTIGTPNCTGNEKKIAECPLVSYDCNQGTLSVICSASLSPPKLSLSERGADSLAYIRTEESVTFRCIFESPVDHSAYIVFTHNGVESYTISARSGYAERWSLSETVPEGEYACFVRMQGSTVYRTERSNVISIYIYDPPPAGAVAGGVITTFFGVLILILLCVYGRSS